The nucleotide window CTCAGAAAACGGTGCTCACGGGCTGCCTGGCCCCGATCGACAAAAATGGGCTCGAACAGCTCATCGCCAACGGCAAGGCCAATCCGAAGGTCATCAAGACCTTGAAGTGCAAGACGGTGGCGGAGGGCAAGTTCCGTCACGCCAACTACATCCGCAACCTCGCGCCCTACATCGTCGACGAGCCGCCGGGCCTTTTGGGCGACGACACCGCACCCAATCCTTCGGAAGCCTCGCTCGCCGCGCTCGGCTCCTGCCTTGCGGTCGGTCTGCACGCCAATGCCGTGCACCGCGGCTGGATCGTCAACAAGCTCGAGCTCGAGCTGGAAGGCGACCTCAACATCACCGCGGTGTGGGGCACCGGCGACGTCAGCGAGAAGCCGGTCGGCTTCACAGATGTCCGCGTCAAGGTCGACATGGAATGCGAGGGCATTCCGAAGAGCGAGATCGATGCGCTGGTCGCCCACGTCAAGAAATGGTCGCCGGTCGCCAACACGTTTACGCGCCCGGTCAATCTCGACGTCAGCGCATAAGCAGTCGCAACAAGGTTTGGGGTGCGGAGGGTCTCATGGGTTCATTGGCGGTATCGCGGCTCGCAGTTGACGACGATCTCCCGGCGGCATCGACCGTGGATCAAGTCGCGGCGATTGCGCGGAGTGAACTCGCACCCCAGGCCATCGCGATCGATGAAGGCACGGTGTACCCGGATGCGTTGCTGCGGCGTCTTGGCGGCGCCGGCGCATGGGGCAGTCATCAGCCTCTCAATGGCGCAGCCGATCTGCGCTGCGCCATTCAATCGATCGCGGCACTTGGAGAGGTCTGCGGCGCTACCGCCTTTATGGCGTGGTGCCAGAACACGCTGGTCTGGTACGCCGCGAATTCAGACAATCCAGGGCTCGTCGCCAAGTTCGCCGGCAAGTTTGCAAGCGGCGAGATTCTTGGCGGCACCGGGCTGTCCAACCCGATGAAGAGTTTCTTCGGCATCGAGCGGCTGAAACTAAGGGGACGCAAGGTCGAGGGCGGCTACATCGTCAAGGGCGCGCTGCCCTGGGTGTCGAATCTCGGTCCCGATCATTTCTTCGGCACCATCTTCGAGCGCGAGGACGAGGGTGGCGGCATCGTCATGTTCCTCGCCGACTGTTCGAATCCCGCGATCACCCTGCAACCCTGCAAGCCGTTCCTCGCGATGGATGGCACCGGCACCTATGCCGTGCAGTTCCGCGATGTCTTCGTGCCGGATGAGCTGATCCTGGCCGAACCGGCGGGGCCGTTCGTGAAGAATATCCGGGCTGGCTTCATCCTGCTGCAGGCCGGCATGGCACTCGGTCTGATCAAGGATTGCATCCAGATCATGGATGAGGTCGGACCGCCGCTCGGCCACGTCAACCGCTATCTGCCGCAGCAGCCGGTTCAGTTCCGCGAACTCCATGCCGAGTTCGAGAAGGAGACCATGGCGCTGGCGTGCGATCCCTATAATTCCGACGACGGCTACTGGCGCCGTGTGATCGCGCTTCGGCTGCGTGCCGGCGACGCCAGCGTCGCGGCCGCGCATGCGGCGATGCTCCATTGCGGCGCGCGCGGCTATCTGAAGAGCCACCGCGCTCAGCGGCGGCTGCGCGAGGCCTATTTCGTCGCCATCGTCACCCCCGCCACCAAGCAGCTTCGCAAGATGCTGGCCGGCGACGAGCACTAAAGGGATTTCCGACCGACCCGAACCAGCAACCACGAAACAGGAGAGGCCTGCCATGACGGACGTTCTGATTACTGCCGGCGAACTCGCGGAATTCCTCAAGCAAGAGCCGTGTGTCGTCATCGACACCCGCAATCCCGAGGCTTACGGCGCGGGGCATCTCCCGAACGCCGTCAACGTCCATGAAATCTTCACTTATCTCGCGACCTCGACGCCGGAGGGCATTCACGAACTGAAGACGAAATTCGCCGACGCGTTCGGCGCCGCCGGGCTTTCGGGCAAGGAAACGGCGGTCATCTACGAACAGTCGATGAATTCCGGCTTCGGCCAATCTTGCCGCGGCTACTATCTGCTCACCATGCTCGGCTATCCCAAGGTCAAGGTGCTGCATGGCGGTTACGATGCCTGGGCGGCAGCGGGGCTGCCGGTGGCCACGGACGTGCCGTCGCCGGTGAAGGCGTCGTTCGCGGTTCTGCCCGAAGCCGGCGATATCCTGATCGATGCGAAGACCATGCTCGCCGCCGTCGGCAAGCCCGGCGTCGCCTTGCTCGACGTGCGCGACATCGACGAGTGGATCGGCGAAAGCTCTTCACCGTATGGCAAGGATTTCTGTCCGCGCAAGGGACGCATCCCCGGCGCCGTCTGGCTCGAGTGGTACCGCATGATGAAGCCGACCGCGGAAGGGCCGCGCTTCAAGTCCAAGAACGAGATTTTGGCGGAATGCGCCACCGTCGGTATCACGGAGAATACGCCGGTCTATCTCTATTGCTTCAAGGGGGCGCGCGCCTCGAACACGTTCCTCGCATTGAAGAATGCCGGCGTGAAGGACGTGCGGATGTATTTCGGCTCCTGGAACGAATGGTCACGCGATCCGTCGCTGCCGATCGAGGAGGGGCTGCCGATGGAGGCCAAGCTTACGACCAAGGCGGCGTAGAGCCGTTTGTTGCCAACGGCCCGGCTGGCAACGGCCGGGCCGTGAACGGGTGGACCGGATCACGGCAGGAGAATGGCTGCCGCTGTGGCGATACGACAGGGGCGCAACATGACATTCGATGATCCTTTCGATTCCGACCGCAAGCTCTCGCGCACAGGCTGCGTGTGCGGCCAGCATGGCTCCGCGGCCGAGCACAACCAGGCGACACTAGCGTTGCGCTGCGAGCCGGTTCGCAGCGAGGAGCAGCGGTATGAGGGCGTCGTCGCCTCCGCCGTGGTGCGGGCGATGTTTCCAAAGGATGCCGCGCGCCGCGCCTTCCTGAAATCGGTGGGGGCTTCGACCGCACTCGCCGCGATATCGCAGTTCTTCCCGCTGCAGACGGCGACCGAGGCTTTTGCCTCAGCCGGCGCGCCGGAGAAGAAGGACCTCAAGGTCGGCTTCATTCCGATTACCTGCGCGACGCCAATCATCATGGCGGCGCCGCTGGGTTTCTACTCCAGGCATGGCCTCAACGTCGAGGTCGTGAAGACAGCGGGCTGGGCGGTCGTTCGCGACAAGACCATCAACAAGGAATACGACGCTGCCCACATGCTGGCGCCGATGCCGCTCGCGATTTCGCTGGGTCTCGGCTCGAATGCGATACCGTTTGCGGTGCCGGCGATCGAGAACATCAACGGGCAGGGCATTACGCTGGCCCTGAAGCACAAGGACAAGCGGGATCCGAAGGACTGGAAGGGCATGAAGTTCGCGATTCCGTTCGACTATTCCATGCACAATTATCTCTTGCGCTATTATCTCGCCGAGCACGGCCTCGATCCCGATACCGATGTGCAACTCCGTTCGGTGCCCCCGCCGGAGATGGTCGCCAATCTCCGCGCCGACAACATCGACGGCTTCCTCGCGCCCGACAACATCTGCCAGCGGGCGATCTACGACGGTGTCGGCTTCCTGCACATCCTGTCGAAGGAAATCTGGGACGGCCATCCCTGCTGCAGCCTCGCGGTGAGCCGGGAATTCATCACCCAGTCGCCGAACAGCTTCGCGGCGCTGACGCGCGCGATCGTCGATGCCACGGCCTATGCCTCGAAGGCCGAGAACCGCAAGCAGATTGCCGAGGCTATCGCGCCGGCGAACTACATCAACGCGCCGGTGACCGTGCTCGAGCAGGTGCTGACTGGCACCTATGCGGATGGACTGGGAGGTGTGAAGACTGACGCGAAGCGCGTCGATTTCGATCCGTTCCCCTGGCAATCCTTCGCGGTCTGGATGCTGACCCAAATGAAGCGCTGGGGACAGATCAAGGGCGATGTAGATTACATGCAGGTCGCCGAGCAGGTTTATCTCGCAACCGGAACGCACAAGGTGATGGCCGAGATGGGACTGACGCCGCCTGCGACGTCGTACAAATCCTTCTCGGTGATGGGCAAGACGTTCGACCCGGCGAAGCCCGAGGATTATCTCGCGAGCTTCAGGATTCGAAAGTCGTCCTGATATCGCGCAGCGAATGCGCCCTGATGCTTCCGCCCGTTCGCGGAGGAACCGGCGCGCCGGGCCGAGGAGATATGCTGCGCGAGTTGATCCAACCCGAACAGCCCCTCTGGCGCTTCAGATGTCCCGAGCGTATAATTCGACGACATGTTGGTGGTCGCTCGGATGTCCGGTTCCTCACGTAGATTAGCTTTCGCCATAGCATTGGTCGTGGTTTGTTTCGGCGGGCGAACGGCCCATGCCCAAGCGAGCCCCGTAAATTACTGGATCCCAGGCTGGCCTATGGGGTTCAGCGGGGAAGCGGGCGAGAGCCCGAGCGCTTACGGCAATTTTCCGAGCTTCGATTTCCGCGACGTCGGAAACGGCTCTTCCTATGCGCGCTACAATTTTTCGAACGGCTTTTTTGTCGGTAGCCAGCGCAGCAACATGGGTTTCAGCGGTCTGAGCCAGAGCGCGTTCGGCAGTTTCGGCTCGATCTATAGCGAAGGCGTGCAGTTCGGCTATAGCCTCAAGAACAGCGGATTGCCCATCACCTTCTATGCCGGTTTCGACACGCTGAAATACAATACCGGCATCGGCGGCCCGTTCGCGCCGTTCGATTCCAAATCCGGCACGCTGCCGATCTCCAGCGTGAATGCCGGCGTCGAATTCCAGGCGACGTCGAATCTCAGCCTCTCTCTGGGCGTCGGCTACGTCCAGCAGTCGGGCCGGATCGACAGCGAATTCAATTCGCTACCCGGCGCCTCGCCGTTCGCCATCGGCGGCCGCCGCTATTAGGGCATGTACTCGCAATTAAGTCAGGTCCGCTTTACTCTCGGAAGGCGACTAGCAAGCCAACATTGATGCATGTCGCCTTTTTGGGGCCACATTCAGACATCCGCAGGGTCGGGGGCTTCCTCCTGATGCCTTTAGGTTGGAACAGACTTGGCTTAAGCCGGTTTCCTTTGCTGAATTGGAGAATGCACAGATGAAGCCCTTCTTGATGGCGTTCGCCACTGCACTTGTAAGCAGCACTTTCGCGCTTGCTGACACCCCAGTGACACCGGCAGAGGCCGAGAAGATCAAGGCTGCCTTGGAAGTCTTTGGCTGCACGGGCGGCAAGATGGAAAAGGAGACCGAGGGCAGCGGCTACTTTGAAGTCGATGACGCCAAATGCAAGGACGGGCAGTACGACATCAAGCTCGACAAGGACTTCAAGGTACTCGCGATGACTCGCGACTGAGCATGCTCAAGGACTGTTTTGCAGTGGGCCGTCCAGCGATGTCCGAGATGGGTCACCCACGCTGCCGATCGCGGCAAGCCCGGTGATCTCCGCATCGGCGTGGGAAGCCGACGTTTATGAGTGCACGCCCTGATTAGCCAGCCAAGCTTCGCGTATTCGTAATTCCCAGCGCCTTGATGCGCGAGGCCAGCGTGGTCGGCTTGATGTCCAGCATCTCGGCAGCGCCGCCGGGGCCGAACACTTTCCCAGAGCAGGCCTGAAGCGCGGCGAGAATATTGGCGCGCTCGTGGGCGCGCATTTCCGACGCGGTCAAGACAACCGGCCGGGCATCGGCTTTCACGTGCGCCGCGCCGGGGGAGGGCTGCGCGCCGGATGTATCGGGCAGGTCAATGCGCAAGCGGCCGTTCTGCGCCAGGATCGCCGCGCGCTCGATCACGTTCTGCAGCTCGCGGACGTTGCCAGGCCAGTCGTAACGCGAAAGCCGGCGCGCATCGCCTTCAGATAGCCGCAGCCTGGATTTCAGCGCCTTGCTCTCGCGGGTCAAAAAGTGCTGCGCCAAGAGCGGAATATCCTCGCGCCGTTCGCGCAGCGGCACCGACTCCACCGGAAAGACATTGAGCCGGAAATACAGGTCCTCGCGAAATCGGCCGCGCTGCACTTCCTGCTTGAGATCGCGGTTGGTGGCGGCGATCACGCGCACATCGACCGCGCGGGTGCGCTCCTCGCCGACGCGTTCGAAATTGCCCTCCTGCAGCACCCGCAACAGCTTGCCTTGAAGTTCGATCGGGATTTCGCCGACCTCGTCGAGAAACAGCGTGCCGCCGTCGGCGAGCTCGAAGCGTCCG belongs to Bradyrhizobium icense and includes:
- a CDS encoding acyl-CoA dehydrogenase family protein, with amino-acid sequence MGSLAVSRLAVDDDLPAASTVDQVAAIARSELAPQAIAIDEGTVYPDALLRRLGGAGAWGSHQPLNGAADLRCAIQSIAALGEVCGATAFMAWCQNTLVWYAANSDNPGLVAKFAGKFASGEILGGTGLSNPMKSFFGIERLKLRGRKVEGGYIVKGALPWVSNLGPDHFFGTIFEREDEGGGIVMFLADCSNPAITLQPCKPFLAMDGTGTYAVQFRDVFVPDELILAEPAGPFVKNIRAGFILLQAGMALGLIKDCIQIMDEVGPPLGHVNRYLPQQPVQFRELHAEFEKETMALACDPYNSDDGYWRRVIALRLRAGDASVAAAHAAMLHCGARGYLKSHRAQRRLREAYFVAIVTPATKQLRKMLAGDEH
- a CDS encoding OsmC family protein; this translates as MTAVAQKTVLTGCLAPIDKNGLEQLIANGKANPKVIKTLKCKTVAEGKFRHANYIRNLAPYIVDEPPGLLGDDTAPNPSEASLAALGSCLAVGLHANAVHRGWIVNKLELELEGDLNITAVWGTGDVSEKPVGFTDVRVKVDMECEGIPKSEIDALVAHVKKWSPVANTFTRPVNLDVSA
- a CDS encoding sulfurtransferase, which produces MTDVLITAGELAEFLKQEPCVVIDTRNPEAYGAGHLPNAVNVHEIFTYLATSTPEGIHELKTKFADAFGAAGLSGKETAVIYEQSMNSGFGQSCRGYYLLTMLGYPKVKVLHGGYDAWAAAGLPVATDVPSPVKASFAVLPEAGDILIDAKTMLAAVGKPGVALLDVRDIDEWIGESSSPYGKDFCPRKGRIPGAVWLEWYRMMKPTAEGPRFKSKNEILAECATVGITENTPVYLYCFKGARASNTFLALKNAGVKDVRMYFGSWNEWSRDPSLPIEEGLPMEAKLTTKAA
- a CDS encoding CmpA/NrtA family ABC transporter substrate-binding protein, with the translated sequence MTFDDPFDSDRKLSRTGCVCGQHGSAAEHNQATLALRCEPVRSEEQRYEGVVASAVVRAMFPKDAARRAFLKSVGASTALAAISQFFPLQTATEAFASAGAPEKKDLKVGFIPITCATPIIMAAPLGFYSRHGLNVEVVKTAGWAVVRDKTINKEYDAAHMLAPMPLAISLGLGSNAIPFAVPAIENINGQGITLALKHKDKRDPKDWKGMKFAIPFDYSMHNYLLRYYLAEHGLDPDTDVQLRSVPPPEMVANLRADNIDGFLAPDNICQRAIYDGVGFLHILSKEIWDGHPCCSLAVSREFITQSPNSFAALTRAIVDATAYASKAENRKQIAEAIAPANYINAPVTVLEQVLTGTYADGLGGVKTDAKRVDFDPFPWQSFAVWMLTQMKRWGQIKGDVDYMQVAEQVYLATGTHKVMAEMGLTPPATSYKSFSVMGKTFDPAKPEDYLASFRIRKSS